Proteins encoded within one genomic window of Phaeodactylum tricornutum CCAP 1055/1 chromosome 27, whole genome shotgun sequence:
- a CDS encoding predicted protein produces the protein NCAHCDTVFSMSRRRHHCRLCGDVFCDPCSNHRATLPLQGSEFEKPVRVCDFCYTDV, from the coding sequence AACTGCGCGCACTGTGATACAGTCTTTAGTAtgagtcgtcgtcgacatCATTGTCGTCTGTGTGGCGACGTCTTTTGCGACCCTTGCAGCAATCACCGAGCCACCTTGCCTCTACAGGGGTCGGAATTCGAAAAGCCTGTCCGAGTCTGTGACTTTTGCTACACTGATGTG